In Nocardioides sp. InS609-2, a single genomic region encodes these proteins:
- a CDS encoding cytochrome ubiquinol oxidase subunit I produces the protein MDVVDIARLQFGAVTVFHFLFVPLTIGLTAIVAGLETAWVRTRRPDLLRLTKFFGTLMLINFAIGVVTGIVQEFQFGMNWSDYSRFVGDVFGAPLAIEGLLAFFLESTFLGLWIFGWDKLPRGVHAGCMWVVHLGTLASSWFILAANSWMQNPVGHTYNPATGRAELTDFAAVMFNEVQLVAFPHVIASAYMTAGAFVVGICGWLYLRRPGDRDLHRLGLRIGAIVTLVAGIGMAVSGDMQGKVMTQVQPMKMAAAEGLYETSDSCAPFSILTVGTPDGKHEKFAVTVPCLLSFLGTGSFDGKVEGIDDLRAEYVAEYGTDPGATYYSPGDYTPYIPVTYWSFRFMIGLGMAGAFGAALLLWLTRKGRVPGARWLAPMALSLPLLLLGANSFGWIFTEMGRQPWVVFGLMTTQQGISPSVSAIEAGVSLAVLTLVYVVLGVIEVRLIARTVHRGVAEYVPPPEPGSTPADDDQPLTFAY, from the coding sequence ATGGACGTCGTCGACATCGCCAGGCTCCAGTTCGGGGCCGTGACCGTGTTCCACTTCCTGTTCGTCCCGCTCACCATCGGGCTGACGGCCATCGTCGCCGGGCTCGAAACCGCGTGGGTGCGCACCCGGCGCCCCGACCTGCTGCGTCTCACGAAGTTCTTCGGGACCCTGATGCTGATCAACTTCGCCATCGGCGTGGTGACCGGCATCGTGCAGGAGTTCCAGTTCGGCATGAACTGGTCCGACTACTCCCGCTTCGTCGGTGACGTCTTCGGCGCCCCGCTCGCGATCGAGGGCCTGCTGGCGTTCTTCCTCGAGTCGACGTTCCTCGGGCTCTGGATCTTCGGCTGGGACAAGCTGCCGCGCGGCGTGCATGCCGGCTGCATGTGGGTCGTGCACCTCGGCACGCTCGCGTCGTCGTGGTTCATCCTGGCCGCCAACTCCTGGATGCAGAACCCGGTCGGCCACACCTACAACCCCGCCACCGGCCGGGCCGAGCTGACCGACTTCGCCGCCGTGATGTTCAACGAGGTGCAGCTGGTCGCCTTTCCGCACGTCATCGCTTCGGCGTACATGACGGCGGGTGCCTTCGTCGTCGGCATCTGCGGCTGGCTCTACCTGCGCCGCCCGGGCGACCGCGACCTGCACCGCCTCGGGCTGCGCATCGGCGCGATCGTCACGCTGGTCGCGGGCATCGGCATGGCCGTCAGCGGAGACATGCAGGGCAAGGTGATGACGCAGGTGCAGCCGATGAAGATGGCCGCGGCCGAGGGCCTCTACGAGACCTCCGACAGCTGCGCCCCGTTCTCGATCCTCACCGTCGGCACGCCCGACGGGAAGCACGAGAAGTTCGCGGTCACCGTGCCGTGCCTGCTGTCCTTCCTCGGCACCGGCTCGTTCGACGGCAAGGTCGAGGGCATCGACGACCTGCGCGCGGAGTACGTCGCGGAGTACGGCACCGACCCGGGCGCGACGTACTACAGCCCCGGCGACTACACGCCGTACATCCCGGTCACCTACTGGAGCTTCCGCTTCATGATCGGGCTCGGCATGGCCGGCGCGTTCGGCGCCGCGCTGCTGCTGTGGCTGACCCGCAAGGGCCGCGTGCCCGGAGCCAGGTGGCTCGCACCGATGGCGCTCTCGCTGCCCCTGCTGCTGCTCGGCGCCAACTCGTTCGGCTGGATCTTCACCGAGATGGGCCGCCAGCCGTGGGTGGTCTTCGGACTGATGACGACCCAGCAGGGCATCTCGCCGAGCGTGAGTGCGATCGAAGCCGGCGTCTCGCTCGCCGTACTCACTCTCGTGTACGTCGTCCTCGGCGTCATCGAGGTGCGACTGATCGCCCGCACCGTGCACAGGGGCGTCGCCGAGTACGTCCCACCGCCGGAGCCGGGCAGCACGCCCGCCGACGACGACCAGCCCCTCACCTTCGCCTACTGA
- a CDS encoding BlaI/MecI/CopY family transcriptional regulator translates to MPNSFGGLERAVLDVLWAAASEDSWLTVREVHRALVGREVAYTTVMTVLDRLARKEQILQQRAGRAYTYRARASRSEMIADLLHGTLDEFGTHDRQSALVAFVEDASADDVEALREALARLERP, encoded by the coding sequence ATGCCCAACTCCTTCGGCGGCCTCGAGCGCGCCGTGCTCGACGTCCTCTGGGCAGCCGCGTCCGAGGACAGCTGGCTGACCGTGCGAGAGGTGCACCGAGCCCTTGTCGGGCGCGAGGTCGCCTACACAACCGTGATGACGGTGCTCGACCGGCTGGCGCGCAAGGAGCAGATCCTGCAGCAGCGGGCCGGTCGCGCCTACACCTACCGCGCCCGGGCGAGCCGCAGCGAGATGATCGCCGACCTGCTGCACGGCACCCTCGACGAGTTCGGCACCCACGACCGGCAGTCGGCGCTGGTGGCCTTCGTCGAGGACGCCTCGGCCGACGACGTCGAGGCGCTGCGGGAGGCGCTGGCCCGCCTCGAACGGCCGTGA
- a CDS encoding M56 family metallopeptidase, with amino-acid sequence MTPALLAALGVLLAGPVPALLARWRGLRRTPRAAMLLWQGVALAAVLSALGAGLSLATDHGAGLVGGLALGVTAVVAVRLLVSGHRVGTSLRAVRRHHREQLDLLATPPGADRPGISVLETERPLAYCVPGVQASRVVVSSGTLARLAPDELDAVLAHERAHLRARHDLVLEAFSVLHRAFPRWVSSAAALREVRTLVEVLADRAASRQYGARPVARALVTLAGAPAPDAALGAAGGALVERIELLDVRRHPVQAMVVCLGAVAVVVVPTAFVAVPWLRGLG; translated from the coding sequence GTGACCCCGGCACTCCTCGCCGCGCTGGGCGTCCTGCTCGCCGGCCCGGTGCCGGCGCTGCTCGCCCGGTGGCGCGGACTGCGTCGTACGCCGCGTGCCGCGATGCTGCTGTGGCAGGGCGTCGCCCTGGCAGCGGTGCTCTCCGCACTCGGCGCCGGGCTCTCGCTGGCCACCGACCACGGCGCTGGACTGGTCGGCGGGCTGGCGCTCGGTGTCACGGCGGTCGTGGCGGTCCGGCTGCTGGTGAGCGGGCACCGGGTCGGCACCTCTCTCCGCGCCGTACGACGGCACCACCGCGAGCAGCTCGACCTGCTCGCCACGCCGCCGGGAGCCGACCGGCCGGGCATCTCGGTGCTGGAGACCGAGCGGCCGCTGGCCTACTGCGTGCCCGGCGTGCAGGCGTCGCGAGTGGTCGTGTCCAGCGGCACGCTGGCGCGGCTGGCGCCCGACGAGCTCGACGCCGTGCTCGCCCACGAACGCGCACACCTGCGGGCCCGGCACGACCTGGTGCTCGAGGCCTTCAGCGTGCTGCACCGGGCGTTCCCGCGCTGGGTCTCCAGCGCGGCCGCGCTGCGCGAGGTGCGCACCCTCGTGGAGGTGCTCGCCGACCGGGCCGCAAGCCGGCAGTACGGCGCCCGGCCGGTGGCCCGCGCGCTCGTCACCCTCGCCGGTGCCCCGGCTCCCGATGCCGCCCTCGGCGCCGCCGGCGGGGCCCTGGTCGAGCGGATCGAGCTGCTCGACGTACGACGCCACCCGGTGCAGGCCATGGTGGTGTGCCTGGGCGCCGTGGCGGTGGTCGTCGTACCGACCGCGTTCGTGGCGGTGCCATGGTTGCGTGGACTCGGCTGA
- a CDS encoding FAD-dependent monooxygenase: protein MNENLRKPLQNRTVLISGASIAGPALAYWLSEYGYKVTVVEKAPALREGGFAVDFRGDAHRTVLQRMGIWDEIHQRQTHMGGQTLLDANGAEQMTLPPAFMSGDVEIFRGDLSKILHERTKDSVEYVFGDSITALDETEDEVLVSFERSAPRTFDLVVGADGLHSNVRRLAFGDESQFLRHLGYYVAGFSAPNHLGLDRSASWFNAPGRAMSVSNYDGDPDRAGVSMVFESEQLTYDRRDTEQQKRILTEKYAGLGWEVPRALADLGNTDDLYFDAIAQIHLERYSKGRVVLLGDAGYGATMGGMGTGLAIVCAYVLAGELVTHGDHRTAFAGYEAGIRKYAKGCQKTANGAGGFLAPATEKKIRSRNRTYRMLCSRLMSGIFAKLTVKAANNIELKDYPAPEGRAAGAAAA from the coding sequence ATGAACGAGAACCTCCGCAAGCCGCTGCAGAACCGGACCGTCCTGATCTCCGGTGCGAGCATCGCGGGCCCGGCGCTGGCCTACTGGCTGAGCGAGTACGGCTACAAGGTGACCGTCGTCGAGAAGGCCCCGGCGCTCCGCGAAGGCGGCTTCGCGGTGGACTTCCGCGGCGACGCGCACCGCACGGTGCTGCAGCGGATGGGCATCTGGGACGAGATCCACCAGCGCCAGACCCACATGGGCGGTCAGACGCTGCTCGACGCGAACGGCGCGGAGCAGATGACCCTGCCCCCGGCGTTCATGAGCGGCGATGTGGAGATCTTCCGCGGCGACCTCTCCAAGATCCTTCACGAGCGGACGAAGGACAGCGTCGAGTACGTCTTCGGCGACTCGATCACCGCGCTCGACGAGACCGAGGACGAGGTCCTGGTCAGCTTCGAGCGGTCGGCTCCGCGCACCTTCGACCTGGTGGTGGGTGCGGACGGGCTGCATTCGAACGTGCGCCGCCTCGCCTTCGGGGACGAGTCGCAGTTCCTGCGCCACCTCGGCTACTACGTCGCCGGCTTCTCCGCACCCAACCACCTGGGCCTGGACCGCTCCGCCTCCTGGTTCAACGCCCCTGGCCGGGCCATGAGCGTCTCCAACTACGACGGCGACCCGGACCGCGCCGGTGTCTCTATGGTCTTCGAGTCGGAGCAGCTGACCTACGACCGGCGTGACACGGAGCAGCAGAAGCGGATCCTGACCGAGAAGTACGCCGGGCTCGGCTGGGAGGTCCCCCGGGCGCTCGCCGACCTCGGGAACACCGACGACCTGTACTTCGACGCGATCGCCCAGATCCACCTGGAGCGGTACTCCAAGGGGCGGGTGGTGCTGCTCGGCGACGCCGGGTACGGCGCCACCATGGGCGGCATGGGCACCGGGCTCGCCATCGTCTGCGCCTATGTGCTGGCCGGGGAGCTGGTGACGCACGGCGACCACCGCACCGCCTTCGCCGGTTACGAGGCCGGGATCCGGAAGTACGCAAAGGGCTGCCAGAAGACCGCGAACGGCGCGGGCGGATTCCTCGCACCGGCCACCGAGAAGAAGATCCGCAGCCGCAACCGCACGTACCGGATGCTCTGCTCCCGCCTGATGTCCGGGATCTTCGCGAAGCTGACGGTCAAGGCGGCGAACAACATCGAGCTCAAGGACTACCCGGCTCCGGAGGGCCGGGCGGCCGGAGCAGCCGCCGCGTAA